The proteins below are encoded in one region of Danio rerio strain Tuebingen ecotype United States chromosome 14, GRCz12tu, whole genome shotgun sequence:
- the her11 gene encoding hairy-related 11 isoform X1, with protein sequence MPFQPQPNHHNHSFTHTYRPSYGQFSLPHSPITYHMSLDLRRKQEHPNTGRTSKPHSMSSMSTDPAEAQTCALKIGGKFTRPTSLPPPSQLNSTRRGKSSRLVRFHFSSFPYPRMKSTPTFNMTKTEGIKRRLKPVIEKKRRDRINHNLDALRDLLFKNTADTRLQNPKLEKAEILDLAVQYIKKTIRKTETARNSNQMDCKSTQNQFVISPAGPLYTSDYCRRFKTSEQNEVLLNLGVSQNLSGSSKTGNKLVSQKGFLLSPPGQNYHQELLLHPESSLYGSSLLRQSTSPSISSSSQYSSPPSSPTFTSTSCSPSSSPPCPSTSCAAFPDQLSPLITPLSLQRPVFVPQAILPHMTRDLTPPHSPVLALRQDPFPLPNQHAWRPWS encoded by the exons atgcccttccagccacaacccaatcaCCAtaatcactcattcacacacacatataggcctagctacggacaatttagcttaccccattcaCCTATAacttaccacatgtctttggacttgcggaggaaacaggagcacccgaacacggggagaacaagcaaaccaCACAGCATGTCCAgcatgtcaactgacccagcagaggctcaaaccTGCGCCTT GAAGATTGGTGGAAAGTTCACGAGGCCTACGTCACTGCCACCTCCTAGCCAATTAAATTCCACCAGGCGGGGTAAAAGTTCCCGTTTGGTGCGTTTTCATTTCAGCAGTTTCCCATATCCTCGAATGAAGAGCACACCGACTTTCAACATGACGAAGACAGAAGGGATCAAAAGA AGGCTAAAGCCTGTCATAGAGAAGAAAAGGAGAGATCGGATTAACCACAATCTAGACGCATTAAGAGATCTGCTCTTCAAGAACACTGCAGACACT CGTTTACAAAATCCGAAACTGGAAAAAGCAGAGATTTTAGACCTTGCAGTTCAGTACATCAAAAAGACTATAAGAAAGACTGAAACAGCAA GGAATTCCAATCAAATGGACTGTAAGTCAACCCAGAATCAGTTTGTTATATCTCCTGCGGGTCCTCTCTACACTAGTGACTACTGCAGGAGGTTTAAAACATCTGAGCAAAACGAGGTTCTCCTGAATCTGGGAGTCAGTCAGAACCTAAGTGGTTCTTCCAAAACAGGGAATAAACTAGTTTCCCAGAAAGGCTTCCTCTTATCCCCACCAGGCCAGAACTACCACCAGGAGCTGCTCTTACACCCTGAATCATCTTTGTATGGGTCAAGTTTATTGCGTCAATCGACTTCTCCCTCCatctcatcatcatcacaatacaGTTCTCCGCCATCATCTCCCACTTTTACCAGCACATCCTGCTCTCCCTCATCGTCTCCCCCTTGTCCTTCAACATCTTGTGCTGCCTTTCCTGACCAACTGTCTCCTCTAATAACTCCACTTTCACTTCAGAGGCCTGTTTTTGTTCCTCAAGCCATTCTGCCCCACATGACCAGAGATTTGACTCCACCACATTCGCCTGTCCTGGCTCTTAGACAGGATCCCTTCCCTCTTCCAAACCAGCATGCCTGGAGACCATGGAGCTGA
- the her11 gene encoding hairy-related 11 yields MKSTPTFNMTKTEGIKRRLKPVIEKKRRDRINHNLDALRDLLFKNTADTRLQNPKLEKAEILDLAVQYIKKTIRKTETARNSNQMDCKSTQNQFVISPAGPLYTSDYCRRFKTSEQNEVLLNLGVSQNLSGSSKTGNKLVSQKGFLLSPPGQNYHQELLLHPESSLYGSSLLRQSTSPSISSSSQYSSPPSSPTFTSTSCSPSSSPPCPSTSCAAFPDQLSPLITPLSLQRPVFVPQAILPHMTRDLTPPHSPVLALRQDPFPLPNQHAWRPWS; encoded by the exons ATGAAGAGCACACCGACTTTCAACATGACGAAGACAGAAGGGATCAAAAGA AGGCTAAAGCCTGTCATAGAGAAGAAAAGGAGAGATCGGATTAACCACAATCTAGACGCATTAAGAGATCTGCTCTTCAAGAACACTGCAGACACT CGTTTACAAAATCCGAAACTGGAAAAAGCAGAGATTTTAGACCTTGCAGTTCAGTACATCAAAAAGACTATAAGAAAGACTGAAACAGCAA GGAATTCCAATCAAATGGACTGTAAGTCAACCCAGAATCAGTTTGTTATATCTCCTGCGGGTCCTCTCTACACTAGTGACTACTGCAGGAGGTTTAAAACATCTGAGCAAAACGAGGTTCTCCTGAATCTGGGAGTCAGTCAGAACCTAAGTGGTTCTTCCAAAACAGGGAATAAACTAGTTTCCCAGAAAGGCTTCCTCTTATCCCCACCAGGCCAGAACTACCACCAGGAGCTGCTCTTACACCCTGAATCATCTTTGTATGGGTCAAGTTTATTGCGTCAATCGACTTCTCCCTCCatctcatcatcatcacaatacaGTTCTCCGCCATCATCTCCCACTTTTACCAGCACATCCTGCTCTCCCTCATCGTCTCCCCCTTGTCCTTCAACATCTTGTGCTGCCTTTCCTGACCAACTGTCTCCTCTAATAACTCCACTTTCACTTCAGAGGCCTGTTTTTGTTCCTCAAGCCATTCTGCCCCACATGACCAGAGATTTGACTCCACCACATTCGCCTGTCCTGGCTCTTAGACAGGATCCCTTCCCTCTTCCAAACCAGCATGCCTGGAGACCATGGAGCTGA
- the her5 gene encoding hairy-related 5 (The RefSeq protein has 2 substitutions compared to this genomic sequence), which produces MEQKDMRRVPKPLMEKRRRDRINQSLETLRMLLLENTNNEKLKNPKVEKAEILESVVHFLRAEQASETDPFQITRVKRARTEESDEDVESPCKRQSYHDGMRTCLLRVSNFITGKSHEFGQELEKACENIHKSHSRQVQLLSTPSLIEPQVHLYEDPSQQHLAHVQLSNSCTPSGCSKLAQRTVPAMTSSPKQPVMLCDPVWRPW; this is translated from the exons ATGGAGCAAAAAGACATGAGAAGG GTCCCCAAGCCTCTCATGGAGAAAAGGAGGAGAGATCGCATTAATCAAAGCCTAGAAACCTTGAGAATGCTTTTACTTGAGAACACAAACAATGAG AAACTCAAAAACCCTAAAGTGGAAAAGGCTGAAATCCTGGAAAGTGTTGTGCATTTTCTGAGAGCTGAACAAGCATCAGAAACTGACCCTTTTCAAATCACCAGGGTAAAAAGGGCACGCACAGAGGAGAGTGATGAGGATGTGGAATCACCATGCAAACGTCAGAGCTACCATGATGGAATGAGGACATGTCTCCTACGAGTAAGCAATTTTATTACTGGCAAGAGCCACGAGTTTGGCCAGGAACTGGAGAAAGCATGTGAAAACATACACAAATCGCACTCAAGGCAAGTTCAGCTGCTGTCCACACCATCTCGCATAGAAACTCAGGTGCATCTCTATGAGGATCCATCACAGCAGCATCTCGCTCATGTCCAGCTGAGCAATTCCTGCACACCATCTGGCTGTTCAAAGCTTGCACAAAGAACTGTTCCCGCCATGACTTCAAGTCCTAAGCAACCTGTAATGCTCTGTGACCCCGTCTGGAGGCCCTGGTAG
- the pfdn6 gene encoding prefoldin subunit 6, producing the protein MAEAIQKKLQAELEKYQQLQKDVSKSMSARQKLEAQLTENNIVKEELALLDSQNTVYKLIGPVLVKQDLDEAKATVGKRLEYINGEIQRYETLLKEMERKSEQHREVLSSLQQEYQRAQGQAVAKA; encoded by the exons ATGGCTGAAGCGATTCAGAAGAAATTGCAAGCTGAGTTGGAGAAATATCAACAACTCCAGAAAG ATGTCAGTAAAAGTATGTCAGCAAGACAGAAACTGGAGGCACagttgactgaaaataacattgtaAAGGAG GAGCTTGCCTTACTGGATAGCCAAAACACAGTTTACAAACTAATTGGACCGGTTCTGGTCAAGCAAGATCTAGATGAAGCCAAGGCCACAGTGGGAAAGAGATTGGAATACATCAATGGTGAAAT TCAGCGCTATGAGACTTTATTGAAGGAGATGGAGAGGAAGTCTGAGCAGCATCGGGAGGTTTTGTCCAGTCTCCAGCAGGAGTACCAGCGGGCTCAGGGTCAGGCTGTTGCCAAGGCCTAG